The Fusobacterium massiliense DNA window AAATCAAAACTATTGTCACTATAACTACATATATTTTTTTACTTTTAAATATTTCTTTCACTTCAACTCTCCACTAATTTCTTATTTTAACTTTATACATAAAAGCATTTAAATCATTTTTTACTTTTTTTGTTGCAATTCCTTGAGATAAATACTTATTATATTCATCAATAACATCTAAATAACTTGCTCTATTAAGTTCATATTCCTTTTCTTTAATTTTATATTTTTTATATAAATTTTCCAACTTTTTATCACTAATAGAAGCTAATTTTTTCAACTCTACATATTCAGCTTTTAATTTCAATTTTTCATCTTTTATTTTTTTTGTTTTTTCTTTTAATTCATTTTCAATTTTTTCTACTTCTAATTTATTTGTTTTATATTCACTATCAGTTGAAAATAATTTTTTTGAGAACTTTATAAAACCAGTATCTTGATTTCTGTAATATCTATCCTCTCTTAAATTCTTATCCACTCTCTCATAACCTAAATATAAATCTGGCATAAATCTATCATAATTACTGTATTTCTCTTTTTCTTTTGCCACTTTCAAGCTATTTTCAAGTTCTTCAATATCAGTTTGCATATAATTCTTTAATAAGTCTTCAAAATTTTCTTGTAGACTTTCAAATTCTCCTAAACTATATTGATTAAAGTCCACATTATATTGATTTTTTGCTATCTCATACAAACTTTTTATTTTTTCTTCCAATATATTTATTCTAATTTCAGCCTCTTCTACTTCTAACTCTATACTTTCAACATTTATTTTTGGACTTGCTCCTAATTCATAAGACTTTTTAAGTTTTTCAAATTCCAATCTATAATGCTCATAAGAAGATTTCCTATATTCTAACTCATCTTTTGCATTCAAAATATCTTGATATAAATTAACCAATTCAATTTTTTTATTTTGAATATTTTTTTTGTAAGATAAGTCATTTAAGTTTAAATTCAGCTTATTAATTTTTAAATCACTATCATACTTAGAATAAAATAAATCTTTTAAATTTTTTTCAACTCCATAGCTTACATAAGAATTGTCTTTTTCAACAAAATTGTAGTTCACAAAAAAATTACCATAAGTCATTCTATTTTGAATGCTTTTATCGTATTTTTTAATTTTATCCTCAAAAACATTTTCAGAAACATTATAAGTACTTGTAATTGTTACTCCGTTATAATCTCCTAGTTTATCATCTTTTATTCTTACATTTATATTATCTTGTGTATTTTTAAAATTTTTATATTCGTAGTTTTCTCTATCATTTTCAATTTTTGTTAACAAGCTAGAAAAATTTAAACTGTTTTCTGTTGCAAACACCAAATTTGAACTTAATAGAAAAAATAAAATAGTTTTTTTCATAAATTCCTCACATTAATTCTCTTTTAATTTTTTTAAAGCATTTTCATATCTTTCAATAAACCAATCTTTCAATTCCTTAGGCTCCAAGATTATAGCATCGTCAAAAAAATATGAAAAATATCTTTTTACTTGTTCTTCAGATGCCTCAAATTCATAAATATTATTTTCTGACGAAATTAATTTTGGTCTATTTACTTTTATTGATTTTAATAATTTTTCTCCATTTTTACTCAACCAAATTTTTATATTATTTCCTTTTGATAGAAAAGGGTCAAAATTTTTAATAACATTTTCAATATATTCTTTATCTTTCCAATTTCCATTTTCTGATATAGTATAGACTTGCTTCAAGTAATTTAACTTATAATTTTTATATTTTCCCTCTAAAACATCATAACAAAATATATAATTAGCTATTTCTAAATCAGAACTTCCTATATAATAAGGAGTTATTTTTACTTTTCTATCGTCATTAAAAGTTATATAAACATTTTTTTTATCTTTTATGGCTAAATTCAATCTCTCAAAAAATTCTTTAAAAATAAAAAGCTCTCTTTTATTTTTTGGATTTGTTGCATATCTTATAAGTAGAGACCTCATAAATTCAGATTCATTTTGAGCATTATTTTCTCTCAAAACATCATAGTAAATCAAACTATTCTGTTTATTTAAATTAAATTGTATGCTCTCTTTTTTCTGTTCTTCTTCCACAAGATGAGGATTTCCCTTTAAATCTTTATACTTATCATTTAAGTTAAAAAATATAAAGTTCATGAAATAGTTACTTGTCATATTAAAATCTTCAATATCATTTTTGACTATTTCATAAATATTTTGTGGTAAGGTAACTTTTATCTTTTTACTCAAATTTTTCCTCCAATTTTTGTGCTTTCCTATAAATTAAATAAATTCTCTTGACAGCCGTATGAGTTCTACAAACTCAATGAACACAGACTTTTTCGAACTAATATGGACGTCAGAGACTAATTTTGCTATTTAATTTTATACTTTACTATAAAAATATAAAATACAATACTTACTAAAATTTATTTAATTTATGAAAGAATATATTTCCCCAACAAATTATATTCTTTTTCATTTAATATTACTTCAATTAATATTCCATTATCTGCATACTCTTCACTTTTTACTATTGCATTTCTGTGTAACATAGCCACCAAATCCGTATTTGAATAAGGTATTAAAACTTTACAATTATAAGAAGTCATAGGTAGATATTCTTGAATCAAATCTATTAATTCTCCTAAATTTTCTTGTGTTACTGCACTTGTAACTATGATGTGATAATTAGGATATTTTTCTTTAATTTCATTTATTCTTTCATCAACAATATCTTGTCCTTTTCCCTCTATAGCTTTATCTATTTTATTTAAAACTAATATTTTCACTTTGTCCAAGCACTTTAATTCAGTCAATACATTTTCAACTGCCTCAATTTGTTCAAATATATCTTGAGATGCTAGGTCTGCTACATGTAATATTAAATCTGAAAATATGACTTCTTCCAAAGTCGATTTAAATGATTCTATTAAATCATGAGGCAACTTTTGAATAAATCCAACTGTATCGGTTAGAGATATAACCCTCTTATCTTTTAATGCTATTGTTCTTGTAGTTGTATCAAGTGTTGCAAAAAGCATATCCTTTGATAATACTTCTTCTTTTTTTAAATTTTTATCACTAGGATACAAGTCTACTAATATATTTCTAAGTGTAGATTTACCAACATTTGTATAACCAACTAAAGATACTTTTGGCATTCCAGAATCTTCTCTTTTTTCTCTTTGAGTTGCTCTTATCTTTTTAACGGCTTCCAACTCATTTTTTAAGTAAGTTATATTTTTTTTGATAATTCTTCTATCAATTTCAAGTTTCTTTTCCCCTGGTCCTTTTGTTCCAACTCCACCACCAAGTCTTGACATTGTTATTCCAAAACCTATAAGTCTATTTGCTCTATATTTTAACTGAGCTAACTCAACTTGTAGTTTAGCTTCTCTTGTTCTTGCTCTTCTTGCAAATATCTCTAAAATTAATGTAGTTCTATCTATAACTTTGCAACCCGTAAATTCTTCTAACATTTTTAATTGTAAGCCACTTAATTCTTCATCAAATATTATTAAATTTGCTTTTCTTATTTGCCTAACCAATGAAAGCTCTTGAACTTTACCAGAACCTATCAAAAAAACAGGGTCAACTTTTTTTCTTTTTTGAAAAAATTTCCCTACAACTTTAACATCACAAGCATAAGCAAGCTCTTCTAATTCGTCCAAATACTTCTCTTCATCTATTCCAACTAAAATAGCATATTCTGAATCATCTTCTTTTATTTCTCTTTTTCTTAAAAGCTCTTCAACTTCTTTTATCTCATCTAAATAGTCAAAACTATTTAAATCAGTTAAAGGAGTTCTGTCATAACTAAGTTCATCATTTACTATACTACAAATGGCAACTTCATATCCAGTTATTCCATTATCAGATACACCTATTGACACTATGCAATCTAGTTTTAATTTTATTAAAGCAGAGACATCTACTGAAGATAGATGTGGATTTCCTCCAGGGTGAGTATGAACTATTCTAACTCCAGATAATTTTTTATCATATACTGGAATTAAGGGTAAATTAACTGTACTACTATCCCCTATTGAAATATCTATAACATTTCCATTTCTATCTATAGCAATATTGATTTCTCTATTTATTTTATTACTAATCTCACTTATATAATTTGCCGTTTCCTCGTCAAGAATCTTACCTTTTTCTATTTTCTTTTCATAAATTTTCTCCAAATTTTCAAGTACATAATCTTTTAATCCAGAAATATTACCATTTATCATAATATACCTCCTTGCTAAGAAACAATGTATTTTTCTTTTATTTTAGTTATAGTTTCATAAATATTTGTATTACTGTCTATATCTATTATGCAATCTGCTGACATCATATATAAAAATTTTCTTTTCTCCAAAAGTTCTTCTATTAATTTTCTTTTATCTTCACTATCATTTAGTATCGGTCTTGTTGTATTATTTTTTAATCTTAAATAAAGACAATCTATTGTTGCATTCAAAAAAACAATGAAAGATGTTTCTTTAAGTCTT harbors:
- a CDS encoding TolC family protein; this translates as MKKTILFFLLSSNLVFATENSLNFSSLLTKIENDRENYEYKNFKNTQDNINVRIKDDKLGDYNGVTITSTYNVSENVFEDKIKKYDKSIQNRMTYGNFFVNYNFVEKDNSYVSYGVEKNLKDLFYSKYDSDLKINKLNLNLNDLSYKKNIQNKKIELVNLYQDILNAKDELEYRKSSYEHYRLEFEKLKKSYELGASPKINVESIELEVEEAEIRINILEEKIKSLYEIAKNQYNVDFNQYSLGEFESLQENFEDLLKNYMQTDIEELENSLKVAKEKEKYSNYDRFMPDLYLGYERVDKNLREDRYYRNQDTGFIKFSKKLFSTDSEYKTNKLEVEKIENELKEKTKKIKDEKLKLKAEYVELKKLASISDKKLENLYKKYKIKEKEYELNRASYLDVIDEYNKYLSQGIATKKVKNDLNAFMYKVKIRN
- a CDS encoding WYL domain-containing protein, whose protein sequence is MSKKIKVTLPQNIYEIVKNDIEDFNMTSNYFMNFIFFNLNDKYKDLKGNPHLVEEEQKKESIQFNLNKQNSLIYYDVLRENNAQNESEFMRSLLIRYATNPKNKRELFIFKEFFERLNLAIKDKKNVYITFNDDRKVKITPYYIGSSDLEIANYIFCYDVLEGKYKNYKLNYLKQVYTISENGNWKDKEYIENVIKNFDPFLSKGNNIKIWLSKNGEKLLKSIKVNRPKLISSENNIYEFEASEEQVKRYFSYFFDDAIILEPKELKDWFIERYENALKKLKEN
- the hflX gene encoding GTPase HflX, whose translation is MINGNISGLKDYVLENLEKIYEKKIEKGKILDEETANYISEISNKINREINIAIDRNGNVIDISIGDSSTVNLPLIPVYDKKLSGVRIVHTHPGGNPHLSSVDVSALIKLKLDCIVSIGVSDNGITGYEVAICSIVNDELSYDRTPLTDLNSFDYLDEIKEVEELLRKREIKEDDSEYAILVGIDEEKYLDELEELAYACDVKVVGKFFQKRKKVDPVFLIGSGKVQELSLVRQIRKANLIIFDEELSGLQLKMLEEFTGCKVIDRTTLILEIFARRARTREAKLQVELAQLKYRANRLIGFGITMSRLGGGVGTKGPGEKKLEIDRRIIKKNITYLKNELEAVKKIRATQREKREDSGMPKVSLVGYTNVGKSTLRNILVDLYPSDKNLKKEEVLSKDMLFATLDTTTRTIALKDKRVISLTDTVGFIQKLPHDLIESFKSTLEEVIFSDLILHVADLASQDIFEQIEAVENVLTELKCLDKVKILVLNKIDKAIEGKGQDIVDERINEIKEKYPNYHIIVTSAVTQENLGELIDLIQEYLPMTSYNCKVLIPYSNTDLVAMLHRNAIVKSEEYADNGILIEVILNEKEYNLLGKYILS